In Kaistella faecalis, a genomic segment contains:
- a CDS encoding TrmH family RNA methyltransferase, with amino-acid sequence MLTAHKIKILQSLDRKKFRQKYNLFLVEGNKTIKEIPFSRYKISEIFTVNAQEFSIENVNISTVSPTELKKISFLQHPKDSVAVCELIAAKTSPDISIELVLDGIQDPGNLGTIIRLADWFGIEQIFCSEDTVDVYNPKVIQASMGSFLRVNVVYGAVQDYLQTSPLPVLGTDMEGENLYTYPFPEKFRLVLGNEGNGMRPETEALITQKITIPRFGKSRATESLNVSMAAGIILGQIFSEK; translated from the coding sequence ATGCTTACGGCTCATAAAATAAAGATTTTACAGTCTCTAGACAGGAAGAAGTTCAGACAAAAATACAATTTGTTTTTGGTTGAAGGTAATAAAACAATTAAAGAAATTCCCTTTTCCCGTTACAAAATCAGTGAAATTTTCACCGTAAATGCTCAGGAATTTTCGATTGAAAATGTAAATATTTCCACTGTTTCCCCAACCGAATTAAAAAAAATAAGCTTTCTGCAACATCCCAAAGATTCTGTTGCGGTTTGCGAACTCATTGCAGCAAAAACTTCGCCAGACATTTCTATTGAACTGGTTTTGGACGGAATTCAGGATCCGGGAAATCTCGGCACCATCATCCGTCTTGCGGACTGGTTTGGCATCGAACAGATTTTCTGCAGTGAGGATACCGTTGATGTTTACAATCCAAAAGTGATACAGGCGAGCATGGGTTCTTTTCTTCGGGTAAATGTAGTTTACGGAGCTGTTCAGGATTATTTGCAAACTTCTCCCTTGCCAGTGCTTGGGACAGATATGGAAGGAGAAAATCTGTATACTTACCCGTTTCCAGAAAAATTCCGACTTGTTCTTGGTAACGAAGGCAATGGTATGCGCCCTGAAACTGAAGCGCTTATTACCCAGAAAATTACCATTCCTCGCTTCGGAAAATCCCGCGCTACAGAAAGCCTGAATGTTTCGATGGCGGCCGGAATTATCCTAGGACAAATCTTTTCAGAAAAATAA